From one Coffea eugenioides isolate CCC68of chromosome 11, Ceug_1.0, whole genome shotgun sequence genomic stretch:
- the LOC113751365 gene encoding zinc finger protein CONSTANS-LIKE 15-like isoform X2, whose protein sequence is MVSPKRCSLAESSVPCDFCNEQTAILYCRADSAKLCLLCDHHVHSANALSRKHLRSQICDNCASEPVSVRCATDNLVLCQDCDWDAHATSAVSAAHDRIPLDPFSGCPSALELASAWGLELQDKKPSQPPNWFDVAPAAPTAGGFLDSSWTLPKEVSVSPSVLLQDLMVPTDNNNPSSAVIFSNCGPDLMKKHTSPSCGKQRLVIMKQLMGLLERDMADGGGGEELGPGTPNASGGGCCGVWQGNEEVRGLGNGGDGVVGIVNQQFQPQQHQRQQEQQNAPFMSLLMMQTPAIPKERDRTVARNMWTTTACEPSTQIWDFNLGQLRGNDESNTLEVGYSANEVGFMMKSYSELLKEPSSATTRGLELSGLNCSIVNEDMAAFNLLGFLYARQITQIQKLVLLDALHDLCAT, encoded by the exons atggtGAGCCCAAAAAGGTGCAGTCTTGCAGAAAGCAGCGTCCCCTGCGATTTTTGCAATGAGCAGACCGCCATTCTCTACTGCCGAGCTGACTCCGCCAAGCTCTGCTTGCTCTGCGACCACCACGTCCACTCCGCCAACGCCCTCTCCCGCAAGCACCTCCGCTCCCAGATCTGCGACAACTGTGCCTCCGAGCCCGTCTCCGTCCGCTGCGCCACCGACAACCTCGTCCTCTGCCAGGACTGCGACTGGGATGCCCACGCCACCTCTGCCGTCTCCGCCGCCCACGATCGCATCCCTCTTGACCCCTTTTCTGGCTGCCCTTCTGCCCTTGAGCTTGCCTCCGCTTGGGGTCTCGAACTTCAGGATAAAAAGCCCTCCCAACCCCCCAATTGGTTTGACGTGGCTCCTGCTGCCCCTACTGCAGGTGGGTTTCTGGACTCGTCCTGGACGCTGCCCAAGGAAGTTTCTGTTTCCCCTTCGGTTCTGTTGCAGGACTTGATGGTCCCCACTGATAATAACAATCCTTCTTCTGCTGTTATCTTTTCCAATTGCGGCCCCGATTTGATGAAGAAGCATACTTCCCCTAGCTGTGGGAAGCAGAGGCTGGTGATTATGAAGCAGTTGATGGGGTTGCTTGAGAGGGATATGGCCGACGGCGGCGGCGGCGAGGAATTGGGACCTGGTACGCCTAATGCCAGTGGTGGCGGTTGTTGTGGGGTTTGGCAGGGAAATGAGGAGGTCCGCGGATTGGGAAATGGTGGTGATGGGGTTGTGGGCATTGTGAATCAGCAGTTTCAGCCTCAGCAGCATCAGCGGCAACAAGAACAACAGAATGCTCCATTCATGTCCTTGCTTATGATGCAGACGCCGGCCATTCCCAAGGAGCGTGATCGGACGGTGGCAAGGAACATGTGGACCACCACTGCTTGTGAACCATCCACTCAG ATATGGGATTTTAATTTAGGACAGCTGAGGGGCAATGATGAATCTAATACACTGGAAGTAGGCTACAGTGCTAATGAAGTGGGATTTATGATGAAAAGTTATAGTGAACTTCTAAAAGAACCGTCCTCAGCAACTACAAGAGGATTAGAACTGTCTGGATTGAACTGCTCGATTGTAAACGAGGATATGGCAGCATTCAAC TTGCTTGGCTTTCTCTATGCAAGGCAAATCACCCAGATCCAAAAACTTGTACTGCT
- the LOC113753197 gene encoding GSH-induced LITAF domain protein, with protein MGSKNEEPAIGIPYNAAYQYPHQAPMPPPHQNQSYYHGQNPYQSGAIPPSALVGDPKGIPIQQTIFRDTPAPFNCPHCASSGLTTLRSKPSLAAVVGCMMPMMLGVCFLCPSMDCLWHKYHYCPSCGEKVADFEKPDPCLVMDPPQWTQESFALPA; from the exons ATGGGTAGCAAGAATGAGGAGCCGGCGATCGGTATACCCTACAACGCTGCCTACCAATACCCCCACCAGGCCCCTATGCCGCCGCCCCACCAAAACCAGTCCTACTACCATGGCCAAAACCCTTATCAATCCGGCGCCATCCCACCCAGCGCCCTCGTCGGCGACCCAAAAGGCATACCCATTCAGCAGACTATTTTCAGAGACACCCCTGCCCCCTTTAACTGCCCTCACTGTGCTTCTTCTGGTCTCACAACCCTCAG ATCAAAACCCAGTTTGGCAGCCGTTGTCGGTTGTATGATGCCTATGATGCTTGGAGTTTGCTTTCTTTGTCCTTCCATGGATTGTCTCTGGCACAAGTATCACTATTGCCCGAGTTGCGGAGAGAAG GTTGCTGACTTTGAGAAGCCGGATCCCTGTTTGGTGATGGATCCTCCTCAGTGGACACAAGAGAGCTTTGCACTGCCTGCATAA
- the LOC113753999 gene encoding uncharacterized protein LOC113753999, producing the protein MTAPNKGTITASIERSLRNCSLNHHQSSSNSSSNSSDTASAGIIGGPAGFVAAGRSSTSDSTINLDFPDNALELHSDIRLPYYWEQCLDLKSGEVYYINWRTGMKSQEDPRTNPEMQHVRNGGLGLSWSEEEDEDGSWYESEGSSTEESSPSTSSRQQQCRRRYSNSNSNSSPSGATPRHRHRHLTAETNIHHDKPQVLVVAGCKSCFMYFMLPKQVQDCPKCFGQLLHFDRSENASP; encoded by the exons ATGACAGCTCCAAACAAGGGAACGATCACTGCATCCATTGAGAGATCCCTTCGAAATTGTTCTTTAAACCATCACCAAAGCAGCAgcaacagcagcagcaacagCAGCGACACTGCTAGTGCAGGCATCATAGGAGGCCCAGCAGGGTTTGTGGCTGCTGGCCGGTCCTCGACGTCAGATTCCACCATAAATCTTGATTTCCCGGACAACGCGTTAGAGCTCCATTCTGATATCCGGCTGCCTTACTATTGGGAGCAATGCCTCGATTTAAAG AGTGGGGAGGTGTACTATATTAACTGGAGGACAGGGATGAAATCACAAGAGGATCCAAGGACAAATCCAGAAATGCAGCATGTGAGGAATGGGGGTTTAGGTTTATCATGGTCAGAGGAGGAGGATGAGGATGGTAGCTGGTACGAGAGCGAAGGGTCGTCCACGGAGGAGTCGTCTCCTTCAACTTCTTCTAGACAGCAGCAATGCCGCCGCCGCTACtccaattccaattccaattcttCTCCTTCTGGTGCTACTCCCCGTCATCGTCATCGTCATCTCACTGCTGAGACCAACATCCACCACGACAAACCCCAAGTACTGGTGGTAGCTGGTTGCAAGAGCTGTTTCATGTACTTCATGCTCCCAAAACAGGTTCAAGATTGCCCCAAGTGTTTTGGTCAACTTCTCCATTTTGATCGATCCGAAAATGCATCTCCATGA
- the LOC113753650 gene encoding pyruvate dehydrogenase E1 component subunit beta-1, mitochondrial-like isoform X1: MFGIISHKLVASTAGGSPGQPILRAAVLAMMSNYSTATKQIMVREALNSALDEEMAADPTVFLMGEEVGEYEGAYKVSKGLLRKYGPQRVVDTPITEAGFTGIGVGASCHGLRPIVEFMTFNFAMQAIDHIINSAAKTNYMSAGNINVPIVFRGPNGPAAGVGAQHSQCYAAWYSSCPGLKVLAPYSSEDARGLLKTAIRDPDPVVFLENELLYGESFPVSDEVLDSSFCLPIGKAKIEKEGKDVTITAFSRMVGYALKAAEILEKEDLEAEVINLRSIRPLDRSLINNSVRKTNRLVTVEEGFPQHGVGAEICASVVEENFNYLDAPVERISGADAPMPYAANLERLALPQVEDVVRAARRACYRSVPTATTA; this comes from the exons ATGTTTGGGATAATCAGCCACAAGTTGGTTGCCAGTACTGCTGGAGGATCTCCAGGACAGCCG aTTCTCAGAGCTGCGGTTTTAGCTATGATGAGCAACTACTCCACCGCGACTAAACAG ATAATGGTTAGAGAAGCTCTAAATTCTGCCCTAGATGAGGAAATGGCGGCTGATCCCACTGTATTTCTGATGGGGGAAGAG GTTGGGGAGTATGAAGGTGCCTACAAG GTTTCGAAAGGACTCCTTCGCAAATATGGACCTCAAAGAGTTGTTGATACTCCAATTACCGAG GCTGGTTTTACTGGTATCGGAGTCGGTGCTTCATGTCACGGGCTTAGGCCTATTGTCGAGTTTATGACATTCAATTTTGCAATGCAG GCAATTGATCATATTATTAATTCTGCTGCAAAAACGAACTACATGTCTGCTGGCAATATAAACGTCCCTATTGTTTTTAGAGGACCAAATGGCCCTGCTGCAGGGGTGGGTGCCCAGCATTCGCAG TGTTATGCGGCTTGGTACAGCTCGTGCCCTGGATTGAAAGTGTTAGCTCCATACTCATCTGAAGATGCTCGTGGGCTTCTGAAGACTGCAATCAGAGATCCTGATCCTGttgtttttcttgaaaatgagTTGTT GTATGGTGAATCTTTCCCTGTTTCAGACGAAGTTCTGGATTCCAGCTTCTGTCTCCCCATTGGCAAAGCTAAG ATTGAGAAAGAAGGAAAGGATGTCACAATTACAGCCTTCTCTAGAATGGTGGGCTACGCTCTGAAG GCTGCTGAAATTCTTGAGAAGGAAGACCTCGAGGCAGAG GTGATAAATCTCCGCTCAATTCGGCCGCTGGATAGGTCCTTAATTAACAATTCAGTCAGGAAAACAAACAGACTTGTGACGGTTGAGGAAGGGTTCCCTCAACACGGTGTAGGCGCTGAGATTTG TGCCTCGGTTGTGGAGGAGAATTTCAATTATCTGGACGCTCCAGTTGAGAGGATAAGTGGTGCTGACGCTCCCATGCCTTATGCGGCCAATCTTGAGAGGCTTGCTCTTCCACAG GTTGAAGACGTGGTTCGAGCAGCCAGGAGAGCGTGCTATAGATCTGTACCCACCGCTACGACAGCTTAG
- the LOC113753650 gene encoding pyruvate dehydrogenase E1 component subunit beta-1, mitochondrial-like isoform X2, translated as MFGIISHKLVASTAGGSPGQPILRAAVLAMMSNYSTATKQIMVREALNSALDEEMAADPTVFLMGEEVGEYEGAYKVSKGLLRKYGPQRVVDTPITEAIDHIINSAAKTNYMSAGNINVPIVFRGPNGPAAGVGAQHSQCYAAWYSSCPGLKVLAPYSSEDARGLLKTAIRDPDPVVFLENELLYGESFPVSDEVLDSSFCLPIGKAKIEKEGKDVTITAFSRMVGYALKAAEILEKEDLEAEVINLRSIRPLDRSLINNSVRKTNRLVTVEEGFPQHGVGAEICASVVEENFNYLDAPVERISGADAPMPYAANLERLALPQVEDVVRAARRACYRSVPTATTA; from the exons ATGTTTGGGATAATCAGCCACAAGTTGGTTGCCAGTACTGCTGGAGGATCTCCAGGACAGCCG aTTCTCAGAGCTGCGGTTTTAGCTATGATGAGCAACTACTCCACCGCGACTAAACAG ATAATGGTTAGAGAAGCTCTAAATTCTGCCCTAGATGAGGAAATGGCGGCTGATCCCACTGTATTTCTGATGGGGGAAGAG GTTGGGGAGTATGAAGGTGCCTACAAG GTTTCGAAAGGACTCCTTCGCAAATATGGACCTCAAAGAGTTGTTGATACTCCAATTACCGAG GCAATTGATCATATTATTAATTCTGCTGCAAAAACGAACTACATGTCTGCTGGCAATATAAACGTCCCTATTGTTTTTAGAGGACCAAATGGCCCTGCTGCAGGGGTGGGTGCCCAGCATTCGCAG TGTTATGCGGCTTGGTACAGCTCGTGCCCTGGATTGAAAGTGTTAGCTCCATACTCATCTGAAGATGCTCGTGGGCTTCTGAAGACTGCAATCAGAGATCCTGATCCTGttgtttttcttgaaaatgagTTGTT GTATGGTGAATCTTTCCCTGTTTCAGACGAAGTTCTGGATTCCAGCTTCTGTCTCCCCATTGGCAAAGCTAAG ATTGAGAAAGAAGGAAAGGATGTCACAATTACAGCCTTCTCTAGAATGGTGGGCTACGCTCTGAAG GCTGCTGAAATTCTTGAGAAGGAAGACCTCGAGGCAGAG GTGATAAATCTCCGCTCAATTCGGCCGCTGGATAGGTCCTTAATTAACAATTCAGTCAGGAAAACAAACAGACTTGTGACGGTTGAGGAAGGGTTCCCTCAACACGGTGTAGGCGCTGAGATTTG TGCCTCGGTTGTGGAGGAGAATTTCAATTATCTGGACGCTCCAGTTGAGAGGATAAGTGGTGCTGACGCTCCCATGCCTTATGCGGCCAATCTTGAGAGGCTTGCTCTTCCACAG GTTGAAGACGTGGTTCGAGCAGCCAGGAGAGCGTGCTATAGATCTGTACCCACCGCTACGACAGCTTAG